Proteins from one Mustela erminea isolate mMusErm1 chromosome 20, mMusErm1.Pri, whole genome shotgun sequence genomic window:
- the NME4 gene encoding nucleoside diphosphate kinase, mitochondrial, translated as MGGLLGRAALPGLLSGPRAPGPRLFVRPSSGGASWTRERTLVAVKPDGVQRRLVGDVIQRFERRGFKLVGMKMLQAPERVLAEHYHDLQRKPFYPALISYMTSGPVVAMVWEGPNVVGSSRAMIGHTDSAEAAPGTIRGDFSIHISRNVIHASDSVEGAQREIQLWFQSSELVDWADEGHQSGIYPP; from the exons ATGGGCGGCCTCTTGGGGCGCGCCGCGCTGCCGGGGCTGCTGAGCGGTCCGCGGGCCCCGGGCCCGAGACTGTTCGTACGCCCCAGCTCGG GAGGGGCCTCCTGGACACGGGAGCGGACCCTGGTTGCCGTGAAGCCAGATGGGGTGCAGCGGCGGCTTGTTGGGGACGTGATCCAGCGCTTTGAGAGGAGGGGCTTCAAGCTGGTGGGGATGAAGATGCTGCAG gcgccagagAGAGTCCTTGCTGAGCACTACCATGACCTGCAGAGGAAGCCTTTCTACCCAGCCCTCATCAGCTACATGACCTCCGGCCCTGTGGTGGCCATG GTCTGGGAAGGTCCCAACGTGGTCGGCTCCTCAAGGGCCATGATAGGACACACCGACTCCGCTGAGGCTGCCCCTGGCACCATCAGGGGGGACTTCAGCATCCACATCAGCAG GAACGTCATCCATGCCAGCGACTCCGTGGAGGGGGCCCAGAGGGAGATCCAGCTGTGGTTTCAGAGCAGCGAGCTGGTGGACTGGGCAGACGAAGGCCACCAGAGCGGCATCTACCCACCATGA